The Pseudophryne corroboree isolate aPseCor3 unplaced genomic scaffold, aPseCor3.hap2 scaffold_603, whole genome shotgun sequence sequence atctcagaaggacatctaatgttatccccggattgtgacataaaagatgacagtagacaggattctccaggagctaaccccattaccccaattatacatccagctctatcagctgatccctctgatcctgggaaatgttctcctgatcactctgatattggtgcatctgttacagctctgacagtagatacagtgtttccgtgttctatagatgccaaatgttttacacagaacacaaagcctattaacgcacacacaggtaaggcaggtgagaggccactgatatgttctgagtgtgggaaatgttttacaaagaaatcacaacttgttagacatcagagaagtcacacaggtgaaaagccatttccatgttctgagtgtgggaaatgttttgcacttaaatcatatcttattagacatcagagaagtcacacaggtgaaaagccatttccatgttctgagtgtgggaaatgttttgcacttaaatcatatcttgttagacatcagagaaagcacacaggtgagaggccattttcttgctctgagtgcaggaaaagttttacctggaaatccaatCTTGTAACACATCAGAaagagcacacaggtgagaagccatttccatgttctgagtgtgggaaatgttgtgtaagtaaatcacaacttgttacacatctgcgcagtcacacaggtgagaaaccttttccatgttctgagtgtgggaaatgttttgcatgtaaatcagatcttgttatacatcacagaagtcacacaggtgagaagccattttcttgctctgagtgtgggaaatgttttacacacaaatcacgacttgttacccatcagcaaagtcacacaggtgagaagccatttccatgttctgagtgtgggaaatgttttgcacttaaatcatatcttgttagacatcagagaaagcacacaggtgagaggccattttcttgctctgagtgcaggaaaagttttacctggaaatccaatCTTGTAACACATCAGAaagagcacacaggtgagaagccatttccatgttctgagtgtgggaaatgttgtgtaagtaaatcacaacttgttacacatctgcgcagtcacacaggtgagaaaccttttccatgttctgagtgtgggaaatgttttgcatgtaaatcagatcttgttatacatcacagaagtcacacaggtgagaagccattttcttgctctgagtgtgggaaatgttttacacacaaatcacgacttgttacccatcagcaaagtcacacaggtgagaatccatttccatgttctgagtgtgggaaaggttttgcacacaaatcacatcttgttagacatcagagaactcacataggtgagaagccatttctatactctgagaaataaatcagctcttgttgcacacaatagacatcactcaggtgaggaacaattttaatcttctggagtatacttatcattgccgtgcattgttcttcaaggttcttatcctatctcctatgctttttgcaatatacatgttaccactgggtgaaataatcagatgtcatgccctcatctaccactgctatgcagatgacctgtctttgctctaggtactgagaacccagtaccaatcctaaatggttgtctagctgagcgccaggtgTGGGTgttgccagttggctgtgattcagtcctggtgagacaggtctttaaactcaccaccaaagggcagggctacagctcagctttgcaaacaaaccagacttacgcttgggggttcagagttacaaaatgctgatcctgtgtggaatcttggtgtcctggatggtggagtgacacttagacatcaggtatcagccacaattagatcctcatctgaggaacatagccagactccagcacttatttccctcagaagatctacctacagtcatacatgcacttgtatcatcacacatagactactgcaatttcctctacctgggtctcccagcaaaagaattgcaccggttgtagcttgtacagaatgcagcagccaggctgttacctaaccagcccgttcctgccacataacacccattctctgctcccttcaccggctgcctgtaagatggtgactattacataatcttactgactctcccagcccgacATGACCagtgtccatggtaccagaagcagcttctgcctccttactgccctgctttcttacttccatctgcagatgaaggactgttaccaacaGTATCAAGAATCCACAAGAAGTTCTGAGATGTCAGACGGGGaaacagggtggtggcactagtgctgtagcgggggctgccggaggcactgtctgtgggtaatattgtccccaaacagtgcggaggtggaagaggggggacagggcagtggcagtagtgtgggggaGATGGGGCGGTGACAATAGTGGGGGGATACAGGGCGTTTTGCAATAGTGGGGGGAGGCAGGGCAGGTGGAAGTAGAGGGAGATGGGGCAGGTGGCAGTATTGGGGGGAGACGgggtagtggcagtagtggggggagacggggtgggTGGCAGTTGTGGGTGGAGacggggcagtggcagtagtggggggggagacagggtggaaggctgcagtgcagtaccaggggctgctggaggcagtaaagatgtGTATGGgttccgcacagaaccagttgataattagacttaatgattattatgcttccttatttctagttaatcccttgtatgtgttactgttatttgctgtgtcagcctttatgtgtgttctgtgtaataatcctgaaagtagtgctgctaccgatctcatatcatttgcagtaccttggaaaagatgagatatgaggtgcactctggaagcttatagggggttaaacagagatgaacacagatgtgaACACAGAGCAGCCCTCCCCCCTCcttggaaaatggtcccggcccgcccgcaTTTACCCctagggatgcggccacaatgtgtttGTCAGCGCGGCTGCTGCGCacgtgcattttgtcaccaccagcaaactgctgcgggacgctattgcggctgggtctgaatgactcccatagacttttgtctctcctgatatgtatctgttttacttacctgcaatgctataatgtaacttgaattgtttctgtgctataaaggatattttatccatgttgtgcagagtaaattattttttaagtttaaaataaagagaaaaatctgtgtattaaagatatgaaataaagttgtttaaaaacaaaagattaccggtgagtaaattcttattttctctgacgtcctagtggatgctggagactccgtaaggaccatggggattataccgggcgggagagtgcggatgactctgcagcaccgaatgagagaactccaggtcctcctcagccagggtatcaaatttgtcgaattttgcaaacgtgtttgcccccgaccaagtagctgcttggcaaagttgtaaagccgagacccctcgggcagccgcccaagatgagcccaccttccgtgtggaatgggctttcacagatttaggctgcggtaagcctaccgcagaatgcgccagctgaatagtgctacaaatccagcgcgcaatagtctgcttagaagcaggagcacccagcttgttgggtgcatacaggataaacagcgagtcagtctttctgactccagccgtcctggaaatataaatttttagggccctgactacgttcagcaacttggaatcctccaagtccctagtagccgcaggcaccacaataggttggttcaagtgaaaagctgataccacctttgggagaaactgaggacgagtcctcaattctgccctatccatatggaaaatcagataagggcttttacaagacaaagctgccaattctgaaacccgcctggccgacgccagggccaacaacatgaccactttccacgtgagatattttaaatccacagtcttaagtggttcgaaccaatgtgatttcaggaatgccaaaaccacattgagatcccaaggtgccactgggggcacaaaaggaggctaaatatgcagtactcctttgacaaaagtctgaacttcgggcagtgaagccagttccttttggaagaaaatcaacagagccgaaatctggacctttatggaccccaatttgaggcccaacgtcacccctgcttgcaggaagtgcaggaatcgacccagttgaaattcctccgtcggggccttcatggcctcacaccaagcaacatattttcgccaaatgcagtgataatgtcttgcggtgacatccttcttggctttgatcagggtagggatgacttcctccggaatacccttttccttcaggatccggtgttcaaccgccatgccgtcaaacgcagccgcggtaagtcttggaacagacagggtccctgctgcagcaggtcttgtctgagcggcagaggccaagggtcctctgtaagcatctcttgaagttccgggtaccaagctcttcttggccaatccggaaccacgagtatggttttcactcctcgccttcttattattctcagtaccttgggtatgagaggtagaggaggaaacacataaaccgactggtacacccatggtgtcactagagcgtccaccgctatcgcctgagggtctcttgaccggacgcaatatcttttcaacttcttgttgaggcgggacgccatcatgtctacctgtggtttttcccaccggttgaccagcatttggaagacttctggatgaagtccccattctcccgggtggaggtcgtgcctgctgaggaagtctgcttcccagttgtccattcccggagtgaacactgccgtcagtgctaacacacgattctctgcccatctgagaatccttgtggcttctgccatcgccatcctgcttctcgtgccgccctgtctgtttacatgggcgaccgccgtgatgttgtctgactggatcagtaccggctggttttgaagcaggggtcttgcctggcttagggcattgtaaatggcccttagctccaggatatttatgtgaagagaaatctcctgatttgaccacagtccttggaaatttcttccctttgtgactgccccccagccccgaaggctggcatccgtggtcaccaggacccagtcctgtattccgaatctgcggccctctagtagatgagccctctgcagcgacaccctggttctggcctatagggatatccgctgatgcatctggagatgggacccggaccatttgtccaacaggtcccactggaacgtccttgcgtggaaccttccaaatggaattgcttcgtacgaagctaccatttttcccaggactcgtgtgcattgatgtaccgacacttttcctggttttaggatgtctctgaccagagatgacaattcctcggctttttccagtggaagaaacactcttttctggtctgtgtccagaatcattcccaggaacagaagacgtgtcgtcaggaccagctgtgactttggaatgtttagaatccagccgtgctgttgtagcacttcctgagaaagtgccacccccactatcaactgttctttggacctcgcctttatcaggaaatcgtccaagtacgggataattaaaactcccttcatgcgaaggagtatcataatttcggccattaccttggtaaagaccctcggtgccgtggataacccaaacggcagcgtctggaactgatagtgacagtcctgtaccacaaatctgaggtactcctggtgcggagggtaaatggggacatgcaggtacgcatccttgatgtccagggataccatgtaatccccctcctccaggctcgcaataaccgccctgagcgattccatcttgaacttgaaccttttgatataagtgttcaaggcttttaaatttaagatgggtctcaccgaaccgtccggtttcggtaccacaaacattgtggagtagtaaccctttccttgctgaaggaggggtaccttgacgatcactttctgtgaatacagtttttgaatagccaccaacactgcctccctggcagagggagttgccggcaaggcagattttaggaaacggcgggggggagacgtctcgaattccagcctgtacccctgagatactacttgaaggacccagggatccacttgtgagagagcccactgtgtgctgaaaaacctgagacgtgcccccaccattcccgattccgcctgagcagccccagcgtcatgctgtggacttaccggacgcaggggaggacttctgctcctgggaactagctgtgtgctgcagctttttcccccttcctctgcccctcggcagaaaggatgagcc is a genomic window containing:
- the LOC135035406 gene encoding zinc finger protein 260-like, producing MLSPDCDIKDDSRQDSPGANPITPIIHPALSADPSDPGKCSPDHSDIGASVTALTVDTVFPCSIDAKCFTQNTKPINAHTGKAGERPLICSECGKCFTKKSQLVRHQRSHTGEKPFPCSECGKCFALKSYLIRHQRSHTGEKPFPCSECGKCFALKSYLVRHQRKHTGERPFSCSECRKSFTWKSNLVTHQKEHTGEKPFPCSECGKCCVSKSQLVTHLRSHTGEKPFPCSECGKCFACKSDLVIHHRSHTGEKPFSCSECGKCFTHKSRLVTHQQSHTGEKPFPCSECGKCFALKSYLVRHQRKHTGERPFSCSECRKSFTWKSNLVTHQKEHTGEKPFPCSECGKCCVSKSQLVTHLRSHTGEKPFPCSECGKCFACKSDLVIHHRSHTGEKPFSCSECGKCFTHKSRLVTHQQSHTGENPFPCSECGKGFAHKSHLVRHQRTHIGEKPYSCSECGKCFAYKSDLFKHQISHTGENPFSCSECGKCFTQKSTLVTHKRSHTGEKPYSCSECGKCFASKSNLAKHKRSHTGEKPYTCSECEKCFASKPNLVIHKRSHTGEKPYSCSECGKCFAQKSSLFKHQRSHTGEKPYSCSECGKCFASKSNLVTHQRSHTGEKPFSCSECGKCFTQKSALVTHKRSHTGEKPYTCSECEKCFASKPNLVIHQRSHTGEKPYSCSECGKCFSSKSNLVKHQRSHTGEKPYSCSKCGKCFRQKSGLDTHQRFHR